Below is a window of Nicotiana tabacum cultivar K326 chromosome 19, ASM71507v2, whole genome shotgun sequence DNA.
acaaattataggaattaattctatatcaaaatactaatttttccacaaaAATCTGAACTTACAATCTGAATTTCTAgtgaggcccacgtctcagaatccagcaaaagttacaaaatatgaatgcccatccaattacgagtccaaccatactaaatttatgaaattccgacatcaactcgacctccaaatctcaaatcttattttcaaatccctaggcccaattTCTCGAATTATACCTCAAagacacgtaatctagtcggaatactcaatggtaattcaatattatttactaacaatgatcacaagtgacttacctcaagttctCCCGTAAAATCCCTCTGAAAAATCGCCCCAAACTGTGTGTTTGAactccaaaatgacaaaaatattggACCCTTTCTGTTTTTGTAGCCTGTCCAGtgttcccgcttctgcggatcaTTTAACCGCATTTGCGAGTCTGCTTTTGCTGAGAATTTGCTGCTTCTACGGTTAGCCAAGGCTCCACTGCCTCCCGCTTCTACGATTATGCTTTCGCTTTTGCAAACTCGCTTCTACgagaaacagtctgcttctatggTTACCAGCGCACCTGCGATTCCTTGTCCGCGTCTGCGATCATGCAGGTGAGGAAtatttcctcgcacctgcgaccactgtcCACTCTCCCTTTTTCACTTCTGCACTCctaggctcgcacctgcgagccaagttccgcaggtgcgattgcatcagatggCAGAAAGCTTTCGGCTTAGTTCTAAGTCCGGTTTcgatccgttagccatccgaaactcacccgaggcccccagggcctcaaccaaataaatcaacaagtcctaagatgtcatacgaacttagtcgaaacctcacatcacatcaaacaacgctaaaaccacgaatcataccccaattcaagcttaataaaactaagaattttcaacttctacattcgatgccgaaacctatcaaatcaagtccgattgacctcaaattttacacacaagtcataaacgacataacggacctattcaaatttctatAATCAGatttcgactccgatatcaaaaagtcaactccatgGTCAAATTTCCAagcttaaatttatattttagccatttcaaccctaatttaactacggactttcaaataatttttcggacacgctcctaagtcaaaattaccatacggagctattgaattcattaaaactctattccggggtcgtttacacataagtcaacatccggtcaatcttttcaacttaagttttcatcttggagactaagtgtctcaattcatttcaaaacctcaccggacccgaaccaattaccccggcaagtcatacaataactgtaaagcataaattgagcagtaaatgggggaatgagactgtaatactcaaaatgaccggccgggacGTTACACATATATTCCATATAATGAATGGAAATAGGTTTTGCCATGAGATATGTTTGTTGGATATGCTTGGGTTCAGCTCGCGAAGGTATAGAAGCCAGTTATCCTTATTTGGGTGGTGGTTATTAATGTCTATGCCTAGTTGTTCCCATAGTTTTTGTGCGAGGGAACACTTAAGAAAAATATGAACAATATCTTCCATCTCATTACGGCAAATTGTGCATAGTTCATAAGATTAATACCTATGCAAGCTAGGTAGCTTTTACATGGTAGTCTGTTGTGGTAGCAAATCTAGAtagaatatttaattttattaggGCAATGTAGTTTCCATATCCAATTAAAGTTCATTGTAGTGGAAGGTTCCTTGTTGACCAGATCATAGCAAAATTTAGTAGAGAAGAATCTCGTATTATTAATGTCTCATATAAGAGTATCCTTAGTAGTGTGTGcgaaaaaaaaagatagaagtAATTTTTGGCGTATTTCAGCTGGAATGTTGAAAGAGATTTTCCTCAAGTTCCACTTATTGTTGGATCTAATATTTCTAATTATGAGTGTAGACTCTTCCTTGTTTAGGGGGCCTGTCACATGTTATTAGAATTAGGGATCCACTTATTCTCCCAAATATTTAGTGAGAATTTTGGTGTATAAACCATGCTATACCATGTTGGCATATTGACCACCCTTTAATAATGTTTTTCTAGATGAAAGAGGTGTTATATTTCGAATGAATTGCGTATTTATTGACTATTATATTTGCCCAAAGATTCAGCGGGTTGTTGGTTAATCTTCATGCTAAGATGGCTAGtagagcttcatttttggatcTAGATTTCTTTATACCCAGCCTACCTTGATCCTTTTTCTTTGTGACAACATCCCAATTAATAAgatgtaattatttttttaagtCTCATTAGTACCCCATAAGAACTTTCTTTGAATTTGATGGTTTTCAGGGTTTTGAAGGGTAGTAGTGTATATTGCATATAGTAGGTTAGTTGACTTAATAGGGTCGATGATATTAGTGTTGCTTTACCAGCTAAGTTCAAGCACTTTGTTTTCCATCCTGAGAGTTTTACTCGCATGCTATCAATGATGTGTTGATAATCTTTGTAAGTAGGATTACCATTGATTATTGGGAACTCAAGATATCTTCTAATGGATTTATTACTTTTGATGCCTAGGTAAGAGGAGATATCAGTAGTAGTGGAGGTGTTACAGTTCTTTGAGCAGATGATTCTAGATTTTTTGTAATTGATTGTTTGTCTAGAGATTTCACATAAATAGTCAAGTCCATAGCGAATTGTGGAGCATGTTTTACTATTCGCTTTCCCCATTAAAACTAGGTCGTATGTGAAAAATAAGTGTGACAAGGGAGGACATTTATAATTTAAACTAATGGGGTCCCATTTCTTAATGTCACTTGATAGTTTATGTACCTAGATAGCATCTCCATATATAACATGAAAATGTAcggagacatagggtctccttgCCTAATACCCTTACTTGGATAGGAGAAGTTTGTTTGGCTCCGTTTACCAGAATTGCCGTAGAGGAAATAGTCATACATGACataattaatttcgaaaatttggTAGAAAATTTAAAGTAAAGAAGACCGGTATGGCTTGTCCGGTATGACTTGACAGTGGTATAAGGATTTTCTTATATGTGGTCCGCTTACTGTGCTATTTCAATGCTTCTGGGTAGAAAATGTCGAAGGAACAAAGAGGACGAAGGTTCTTCAGAGCATATTCGTAGTATATGACTCCGAACGAAAATGATAGAGCTCTTGACTATTCATATTTACGGCTCATTCATAATCAAGGTTGTAACCTCCTAATCAATGAGTGGAATTCTCTGCTCCCTTCGGAAAAACTCCATTGCTTTGACCATCCTCAATGACTTGAGGATGCTTCTAGCCTTCAAAGAAGAGTAATTGACCAGAGAAAGGACAAATCAATGAGACTAAAATTATTGACACCCGGAAAGCAAgcacttgaattttttttaactttaattTATTCTGCAAATCGTCAAGTTATTCTATAAGGAATTAAAGTGCCTTTTGTAAAATTATTTTGCTGTATATCATTATTGTAAATACTAGTAAATTTGATAtgactgaaaattatttttataaaatgatGATGTCCATTGTTAGAGTAGTGAGtgaataatatttttgaaattgcgTTTTGATAAGGATTTTCATCACtagattttaataataatatctACATATTAAATGcgtaattataaaattaaaataaagaatCTTATAGGAAAAAAATGACTTCCAGAATAAagctatttttctcttttgatgAAAAAATTCCTCGATGGTCCCCTTCGGCTAGTTCTTTCACAGTTTAAGgtaattaaataccaaataatgACTTTTTCTAGAAAAAAtttccccatatatatatatacacacaacatATTCAATTGACTTCTAAGTGGTCTTGAGTTGCAATCACTTAGAATTCAATAAGCAGTGGAAAAAATCCTAATCCATCACAAGTTTAGTTAAATACCTAcaataaaaaggaagaaaaacagGCAGTCCACTCAATCAGTTCAAGTAGCACCAtagaaaaatggatgaaagacaATAAGATCGTGCCAATCGCGGCGTTAAGTCCTTTACTGCCAAACTTCACGTTATAACTAGACAAACTTTCACATTCCGTTATAACGGGAAACTCGGCTTCTTTCGTCAAACAACGCGGGCTATTAAAGGGTATTTTGGTAtatgagataaaaataataattttgagatAAAATTTGGTATTAATATTATCTTATATTTAGTTTGTGGTATTAGCTAATTTCGGGATAATTTTTACATTAAGGGTCGTTTGATATATGGGATAAAGATAATAATCTCAGGATGAAATTTGGGATTAGCtttatcccatgtttggttggcatAAAATTACGGTATAACTAATCCCGAGATTAGTTATCCCAGAATAATAGTATTTTTTTAATCTTATGTGAGGGTGAAATAACTAATTCTGAGATAATTAATTCAGAAATAACTTGTTTCCAACCAAACTATCCCTAAAATGGTGGGATTAGTTATCCCACATAAAAATAAGATAATTAATCTCAGTGGAATATTTTACTCCATGAGATATCCCACCATTGTACCAAATGACCCCTACGAGGGAcaatgaataattaatctcaaaatTAAATTTTAGATAAAAATCGTGGTATAACTAATTCTGAGATTAGTTATTCCGGAATTGTAATATTTTTCTATCTTCGTGAAAAGGTAAAATAACTAATTACGAAATAATTAATCATGAGATAACTTATTTCTACTACCAAACATCCTCTAAAATAATGTAATTAGTTATCTAATTAATCCCATAGAATATCCCGATATCATTCATCGTAGCAAACGACCTCTAAATGGGTAAATAATTATAGGTATCTTTTCAGGAAATAGTCTAATAATGTTATAAAAGTACAACTCATCGTAATTATTGTGACCTGAGTTCATTTTCACAAACAATACCAAATAAAAAATCACACCTAAGCATTTAACTCGCGAATAAAGTTTATTCAAATTTATTCACTCACTTAGACTTATTTGATTAAAGTTGTCAAAAACGAGTCTCATATTTCACATAAAATATTTCTCAAGCTGCAGTATTATATTTTACCAATATTTCCGATACGTCCGTATTTGCCGAATTCCAAACACTAATTTTTCCATTTATTTTTTAATGTTTATTATTATTCCACTGGAAACAGACATAGGTATCATCGTTTCCACGCAATTCATCATTCAACGCCTTCTTCAAATACAGCCATTTTGCTAACGTCTTCTCCTCTTATCAAACAAACACTCCCCTCAAACCAATAAGTGCGTACATAAATTCGAATCTGCTCCGCCTctctccttttccttttctcgattttctcttatatatatatttatttaagtaTTTGTGTGTGATTGCATTGTGGATCAGCGATTGATCAAAAACAGTATTTGAATTTTGTTGTGAACAGAAGGCTGAATAAGAATGGGGAGTTTGAGGGCGATTTTGAAGAATCCAGATGATTTGTATCCATTGGTAAAGCTGAAGCTAGCGGCTCGACACGCGGAGAAGCAGATCCCGCCGTCTCCACATTGGGGCTTCTGTTACTCAATGCTTCATAAGGTTTCTCGTAGCTTTGCCCTCGTCATTCAACAACTTCCCGTCGAGCTTCGTGACGCCGTatgtttctctctcttttttcccctttttccccTTCTTTTTCTGTGGCATTTAATCGCTATCGCTTGCTATTTGGATGCATTTAAAGTGTGTGGCTAACCTCTGTGTGTGCGTGTGTTTATATACatgaaaattggatttttgtttagttttttttttttttttgatttactGCTTCTGTGAATTAATTGGAATTGTTAATATACCATATATATTCCgttaatttgttttaattttctgGATTCGCATATTACTATAACtgatattttgatttttgaaggtTATTATTCTTACTTTTAACTTTAATGGAACTTTGCAGGTGTGCATTTTCTATTTGGTTCTTCGAGCACTTGACACTGTTGGTAAGCTCAGTTTACTGTCTATCTAAATTTTGTTTAGTAATTATAAGGAGATATGAACCTTAGAAAACAGATGATTGTTCGTAGCATTAGTTAACATGATAAACTAGCATTTAAGTATAGTCATAGAATATTAAAAGTTGGATcttgtgcgtgcaaaatttggtgtGAGTAATATAGCACTTTAGTCTTTTGTTATTTAAAAAAGTAGGTTGAATCGTGGACTCGATTCGTCATGCTCATCTTCTATTGCTTCTTGCTATGGAAGAAAGAAGAGGATAGAGGGTAAAATTATTTAGTGAAAACATCAACGGctcattaattaaaaaaataaataaataagagcaAGTTATTCTACATTTCTACCCATGCTAATTATGTTGCTAGTTGATATTTAGTTTAGATAATTCTGAGCTGCCTACCAGCTTTCTGTGGAACTCTTCTTGGTTATAAACGAGCTTTGACTAACTTTTATTGCTGAAATACTAGTATGAGTTATCATATGTCGTTTTCTATTTCTTTCTAGACATTCATAAGGTAGTTTTTACCTTGTAATATTAGTTGATTCACGGGTTGCTGCAGTCATATTTTTGAGTGACACTTATTTTGCTCGTTTTCATATTTGGATGTTCTTATTCTGGACAGAGGATGATACCAGCATTCCCACCGATGTTAAAGTACCTATTCTGATCTCTTTTCATCAGCATGTTTATGATCGCGAATGGCATTTTTCATGTAAGTCTCTGAGTTCAACTTGTCGATATCCCTAAATTCTCAATATCCCTTCTCTCTTATAATGATTGTGCTTTTGCAATTGAAGAATCCCAAATTGGAAAGACTTCAACTACTTTTGGAAGGTTACTATGAAACTTTTTTTTCATAAGTTGGATAAAAACTGATGCGAAATGTTTCACTGTCTACCCAAAAATGTTTCTCTTTTGGCTCTGCAGTCAAACTACTACTAGAGGCTGCACATATGCAGAAAGTTGCCCATGATCCAAGATACGGACCATATTTGATAGTTGAAAGCACATAATGCATCAGAATAGTGCTGACTGAGGTCATATAGGAAACGGGACAAGAAGGGAAATTAACTTTGGCATCCTTGCTTTTGTTTGATTACTTGCTGAATACTCCGCCACTGATAGTTGCCTAACGGAAAAAATCAAGAGCCCATTATAACCTCGTCTTTTACTGTTATTGTAATCAGTGTGAGAGAGGTTAGCTAATTGTTAAGCTCATAGCGAATACACATCTATATTACCTCCAGCCATGGTGTTTAACCTCTTCCTGCACCTATCCCATTTCTCAAAAACACCTTCAATCATCTACTGACAATACATTCCACTGTATCTTGAAGACCACATAAACCAATGCCCACTCCTGTGATGCATATTGGCAATGAAGTGGCATGTGTTTGATGCCCTCCCCTGTCTTATTGCACATACTGCAGCAGCTGACCATAATGTACTTCCTTCTTCTCAGGTTGGCTAAATTGGGCCCCACGCCACACTTTGTGTAGAAGGCCATAGTTTCCTCTTGAATTTCCTAATTAGTACCACGCAGAGGCACTGCTGGCATTAGACATTCAATACCAAACAAGTCTTAATACTTGAAACCCTGTTACCTCATAGAGAAAAATCCATACTTtaggttaaaaaaaaaaaagaacttgaGACCCTATCATTACTAGCTCATCTGTATGCCGGTGGTAGCATTCTAGTGATTACATTGCTAGCTATACTCCTGCCTGCTCATGTATGAACATGAAGGAGGATCCTTCCCACTCGAAGGGCTGGGCAACACTAAAATATTGACCTGAATAAGACAATGTATACTAGTTCTAGGCATTTCGGTGGGTCCTGTAGTCCAACTTTTCACTTGCTCTGGGTAAATAacttatcttgattttatttctttcaatgtATAAATAGTTGGACGACAGATAGGAGAATTGAGCTTCGAAAACTATGTTCTAACCCTGGAATGATTTCTGCATTACTATTGGTTGCAATGGACTCTTTTGTTAATTTGCTACTCAAAATGTCATGACATGTTGGCCAAAGAGGTCAACCTGACTCAATGATTGGATGCTAAGGGGAAGGGAGCAAGTCAGAACTTAGAAATCTTCTGAAATTCGTCATACTTCTTTTTACTGCAGTTTCTTACCCTAAATaaggcttttctttttcttctttgtgtcTTGCTCCCACGGTGGCTCGGTGCCATGCGGGTTGCCCTCCCTACAAATACATTCTGTATATCTGCTAACGGACAATAGGAATAGACTTGTTATAGAACTACTAATATTATTATTACTgtcatttatatatatttaacttGTTTTTTATTCGGTATGACGATGACATGAGTTGAACTTAATGGAGAAGTGAGGATTCATATGGCCGGTccaaacttgtttgggactgaggcgtaGTTATTGCTGTTTTATTATAGACTGATTTCCTAATCCGAATTTTAACATGTTAGGTGGTACAAAGGAGTACAGGGTTCTCATGGACCAGTTGCATCATGTTTCAACTGCTTTTCTGGAGCTTGGGAAACAGTGAGTTCTTACCCAGCTTGTGTGCTTTTCTGATACCAAGATTTTGCTCAAATGAGAGGTTACAATCAGCATATTTGTTGAATATGATGTAGCAGTAGGTCCTCCAGAATTTAAATTCTGTTGCAAGGTTTGGAGAAATCCAAATTCAACTGTAGATCCACGTGATATATATCCCTAATGTGAATTCAGAAATGTTTACTTATGAGCGGTGCAGCTTTCTCTGCCTTCTTCAACcctaaaaaatcagaaaaaaagaaATGCTACTTATACGACAAAAAATGTGAACTCGGGTTGTAGTCTGAATTTCAAAACGTATAAACTCCGGGTCCCATTGTATGAGTAGGCAATACTGAAGATTATGTTCTTATATTTTGCAGTTATCAGCAGGCAATTGAGGATATTACCATGAGGATGGGTGCAGGAATGGCAAAATTCATTTGCAAGGAGGTATGCAAGATGAACCATAAAGAACAGGATGAAATTATCTGATACTCGCAAAAAGCAGTTTATACttgtttgaattttttgtttGTATGAATTGGCTTGATCTCTCAAGTTTTCCCTTTTTATGCAATTCCTCATCTTCAAGCCATTGGATTATTCCACCTACTCAAAAGTATAAACCATGGTCTCTGCTTCACTACATCGTGATTGATGTGGGTCATTACTACTATTTCTGCTATTTGATCGTTGGTATCTTTTTCACCTTTATTTTGTTGAACATGTTTTGCACCAGTGTTGTTAGCCCGTACGGATATTGTCGTCTTTGTCGAATTATCATCTCTGTCTTTGTTTGTTAAGTAAAACAAGGCTATTAACACTATAGAAGACAAGTACATGGAATTTGATTAATGAGCGTTAAAATCTTGTTAGGTTTTTGAAAGGTAACTTTAACCTTTTGAGTGCGCCCGATGTGTAGCTACTTTACGATTTAATAGTTTTTTGCTGCAAGCTTCATTTCTAGAACACTCCTGAAACCTCCATGTATTTCAATTTCAACAAATCCACCTCTGCAGGTGGAGACAACCGATGATTATGATGAATATTGTCACTATGTAGCTGGGCTTGTTGGGCTAGGATTGTCAAAACTGTTCCATACCTCTGGGAAAGAAGATCTGGCTTCAGATTCTATCTCTAACTCCATGGGTTTATTTCTTCAGGTTTAAACCTTTACATGTGTGGCAGGCACAACTGTCCATCTTTGAGATTCTTCTTTGTTGAGGGCAGTAATACTAACATATTTGCTATATATTGCAGAAAACAAACATCATTAGAGATTATTTGGAAGACATAAATGAAGTACCCAAGTGCCGTATGTTCTGGCCCCGTGAGATATGGAGTAAATATGTTAATAAGCTTGAGGTTTGAATTCTTCATCTCCTTGGTCTTGTATGAGTTTCTCAACTCGTTTTTTCCCTGCCATCATAGTTATTGTATTAACTTGAGTGGACTGTAGCAAGTGCTGTTGTTTAGTCAAAGCTCAGAGATGGGTTTCATTCATAGTTTAATTGACATCTCTGTTTATTTCCCGCAGGAATTAAAGTACGAGGATAACTCGGCGAAGGCAGTGCAATGTCTCAATGACATGGTCACTAATGCTTTATCACATGTAGAAGATTGTTTGACTTACATGTCTGCTTTGCGTGATCCTTCCATCTTTCGATTCTGTGCTATTCCACAGGTATATCCTCTAGGTTATTTTCTAAGCTCTCTAGCCTTCAATTTACCTATCAGGCTAAACGCTTCCTACATGAAGACATTTCTTCTGTCACACTTCCATTTATTCAATTTTTCACAAAGTGTTTCTTATGATGGAATTTTATGTTCTCTGTTTGGGAAAGTGTCGATAAAGATCGAAATAGAAAATGTATCGAATTTGCTGAAGCAAACTCTATGTCAAATCATTTAATTTCAATTTAGTTATAGATCAAGGACCTTCATATTGTCTTATTGCCATGATTTCTATTCATGCTTGTTTAATTGACCATAGAGTTAAGCGTGGTGAATGAATAACAGTACCATAGAGTTAAGCGTGGAAGGAAGAAATTTGCATTACAGTATTTGTTTCAGTTATTTACCTTTTACAGCATCCAGAAGCATTGTTGCACCAGTAACTTGCTAAGCATACTTCTTTACCATGCTTTTGCCTTGTTGTATTATCTAATGGTACCAGGTCATGGCAATTGGGACATTAGCTATGTGCTACGACAACATTGAAGTCTTCAGAGGAGTGGTAAAAATGAGACGTGGTAAGAACTATGATTCTCAACATGCATTTCCTGTGACTTTCATATCCAATTGCAATCTGACCCCGTAAAATTCAGCCATTTTTTTTATGAATCACATCTTTTGTCAATAGGACTTGTTATTATGATGGGGTAGAGAAAGATTTTGTGTACTTGCGAAATAGCCTCTCATCCCTTGTTTATTTTTGGTGCACCCATGAAGTTTTTATGTATATAGAAGGTCGGATGTTGTTTGTAGAAAACCACATCGTTTTGTAAGGTTTTCCATTTTTTGGCATACTTCTTGTATACGGGTGTTTTTTGCCCTtcattaataaaatcttattaTCTTATAAAAAAAGGACTTATTATTATCATGTAATGGAGTGGTTTTTATCGTTAACGCTGTCTTATTATGTATTCTACCTTTCTTGTCTGTGTCATTTCTTTGAGAACTCTCTCCACAGCATGTATTATTCATGCATCTGTATTTTCTACTTCATTTGCTGATGGAACTTATTTAAAGTAGATATTGTGTTCTTTGAGTATTATTCTAGCAGTTTTTAAGCATCACATTATATCCTTGTCTTCTTAATTTTTCTATCTTACCTATCACTATTATTATCTTTTGGTTTCTTCGATCTAGGTCTGACTGCTAAGGTCATTGACCGGACCAGGACTATGGCAGATGTATATGGTGctttttttgacttttcttgtATGCTGAAATCCAAGGTATGGAACTTATTTATTCCCAATCATGCCTAATTGCCCAGTTATAATGTGCTCGTGTTGAAGTTGCTGGGTCAAATTGAGGATTACCCCGTCCTTTTGTTTAACGTTAACAAGGCATGTGTTGTCTTGGAATAAGTATATGCACACTATTGTGGCTCATTAGGTCAATATGGACCTTGCATTACGGTACGAGAAACCTTGTGCATACAAATTGTGATGGAGTTTCTGAATCATGCTCCTACTACAGATGCCTGTCGCTCTGTAGAGTTAAGAGTTTTTCTTCGAAATACTGAATAATTGTTTGCAAAATAGTTATTCCAGGAGTCTCTGTCTCACACATATGTACAAAGGTGTAGTACAAAAATAGAACAAAGTAGTACACCTCTACGCGTAACATGTTCCTATTACAATATTGATACCTCTTAGCCTTTGAATTGATACATCTAACGATTATTTGAACCGGTGATACATAATTTGGCGAAGCTTTTGCTTAATGGCTACTAATATGGGTTATTCACTCTATCTGCTATCTgtttctttttgttccttttttatGTCTAAATTTCCTTTCTTGATGAAAATTGAAAAGACATGCCACCAAAGCTACTCTTTTATTGTTTTAGGTTAATAATAATGATCCAAATGCAACAAAAACTCTGAAGAGGCTTGACGTGATCCTGAAAACTTGCAGAGATTCGGGAACCTTGAACAAAAGGTTTGTACATATCCTAGTTGTTCTCATCTTCACATTGCTGTGAGTATCAACTAATGCATGTACATATCACCAGGAAATCATACATAATCAGGAGCGAGCCTAATTACAGTCCAGTTCTGGTAAGTGTATACAGCTGACTGTTTCACGCTTCACATACAATTTGCCTTTCTACATTGAATATTTTCTCATCTCTGAAATTTATTGCAGATTGTCGTCATTTTCATCATACTGGCTATTATTCTTGCACAGCTATCTGGAAACCGATCTTAGACGATATGT
It encodes the following:
- the LOC107791556 gene encoding squalene synthase; this encodes MGSLRAILKNPDDLYPLVKLKLAARHAEKQIPPSPHWGFCYSMLHKVSRSFALVIQQLPVELRDAVCIFYLVLRALDTVEDDTSIPTDVKVPILISFHQHVYDREWHFSCGTKEYRVLMDQLHHVSTAFLELGKHYQQAIEDITMRMGAGMAKFICKEVETTDDYDEYCHYVAGLVGLGLSKLFHTSGKEDLASDSISNSMGLFLQKTNIIRDYLEDINEVPKCRMFWPREIWSKYVNKLEELKYEDNSAKAVQCLNDMVTNALSHVEDCLTYMSALRDPSIFRFCAIPQVMAIGTLAMCYDNIEVFRGVVKMRRGLTAKVIDRTRTMADVYGAFFDFSCMLKSKVNNNDPNATKTLKRLDVILKTCRDSGTLNKRKSYIIRSEPNYSPVLIVVIFIILAIILAQLSGNRS